The nucleotide sequence TCGTCGCGGAAGGTTTTGGCCAGAATAGAGGCCGCGGCAATGTGCTTATAGCGAGCATCGCCTTTCACAAGACAGGTGTGGTCTATGCCTTCATACGCCCGAAAGCGGTTACCATCGACTGCCAGATGAGTGGGTTGAATTCCTAGGGCTGCTACAGCCCGGTGCATAGCTAGGTAACTAGCCTGCGCAATATTGATGGCAGCAATTTCATCGGGCGATGCTTCGGCTACCGCCCAAGCCACCGCCTCCCGGCAGATATCGTGGCGCAACGCCATACGGCGGCGAGCACTCAACTGCTTGGAGTCGTTGAGAAACGCGGGGTTGAAATCGGGCGGCAAGATAACGGCGGCGGCAAACACAGGTCCGGCCAAGCAGCCACGGCCCGCTTCGTCGAGCCCTGCTTCCAGGGGGTGTCCAGTATGAGAGGCAAGCAACATGGCGTAAAGGTACGGGAGGCCCCAACGCCAGACACGAAAAAAGGCATCCCCGGGAGCCATGGCGGCCGGAGATGCCTTTCTAGAGGTGAAATGTTTTACTTATGCTGCAAGGTAGGCCACTACCCTATTTGTGGCTGCCCGCTGTCGAACCTGTTGTAGGAGGATTTTCGCCGCGCCGCAATCCTTGCTTATCACGGGGGCCCTCATCTATTTCATCGTCTTCGTCGGTGCTGATGTATTCGTTGCTGATCGGACCCAGACCACCGGTAGTAGCGCTTAGTTCTGATTCAGCTTGTGCGTGTTTGAGGTTGAATAATGGGTCGCCGGGTTGGGGCTGATTTTCCTGATTCTTGGGCTTATTCGCCATAGCTACCTAACGCCAGCCGGAATGTGAACGGCCGACTTTAGCTTGGTACGGCAGCACAGCGCAGCAGGTTGAAGTAGAATCTTGGCCTAGGATTGAGTTTGTGCTAGTAAGCAAATACTATCTACTTGTCTTCACTTTGGCATGCTAACGCCACACAATAGGCTTTAGCAAGCAAGAATTGAAATAAGTGAAACCGGCTACCCAACAGCCCCAATAATCTATATAGATTTTGTAATCAATAACTTAACTCAAGGTATAGAAAAAGCAAAAGGGGCTGCCGCCTTCCAACGCAACAGCCCCTTTTTATAATTGCGCCGAATGATCTTAAAAATCATCCACCCTACTCCTAGGATCATTACGACGCTGCGCGAGCGAAGCCTTCCTTTCCACAAATACCCACCCGCGCTATAATTGAGTATGACAAAACTACTTACTCTCAATCGGTTATCTAAGCACTTTTTGGTCAATTGGCCTATTTGCCCGGCAAACTAGCTGTTCTACCCGATGGACGCTGAAAACGGAGTATAGCCTTACCTTTAGCTTGAAATCTATTCTTTCTATCTTCCAACCATGGGCACTTCCAAACCTACACTAGACGAAACGCACAACCCCTGGCAGGTTCTAAGCACCGAAGTTAAATATAACAATCCATGGATACGTGTTCGTGAGGACCAAGTCATAAACCCAGGAGGCGGCCGGGGTATTTATGGAGTCGTGACGATGAAGAATAAGGGCCTGGGCATAGTCCCCGTGGACGCCGAAGGAAATACCTGGCTGGTAGGCCAATACCGGTATACCCTAAGCGAGTACAGTTGGGAAATCCCGATGGGTGGCGGCCCAGTAGAACAGGACATTCTGGAGTCTGCGCAGCGTGAGCTACGCGAGGAAACCGGCCTTCTCGCCCGCCGTTGGACTAATATTGCGCGTCTGCACACTTCCAACTCCGTGACGGATGAGGAAGGGTTTGTCTTTCTGGCCGAGGACTTAGAGCAAGGAGAAGTGGAGCCCGAAGAAACCGAAGACCTTCGCCTTTGGAAGCTTCCTCTGGCAGAAGCAGTGCGCATGGTGATGGACAATCGGATTACCGACGCCATCAGTGTAGCAGGACTGTTGAAGGCGGAGAAGGTACTGGCAGACCGGGTGAAAGAGCAGTTGCCTGGCTAGTGGCAAAGCAGGATCTTTCGTGGGTTGCCGTTGCAGGATAGATAGCGCAGCCTCAGGGTAGTCAGCCGACTCCTCGTATGGTGTTCGTCAATCCGGTGCCAGTCCGTTGCAATGGGCTGGTGTCGGACAACGTCAGACAACTTCCTAACTTTGCTACATGCGGCATCTTTTGCGCTATATCGGCCACCGACTCTATACCACCTGGGCAACCTTCTGGTTTGTGACGCCATTCGTGCTGACGTATCCGGTGCAGTGGGCGCTGAGCCAACGGCCACAGTGGCACCGCCATCTTCACAGCCTCAACCGCAACTGGAGCCGGCTATTTATCTGGATGTGGGGCATGCCTGTGGAGATAATCCGAAAAAAGCCCTTACCCACTGAGCAACCCTGCGTGTATGTAGCCAATCATAGCTCGTACATTGATATTCCCTTGCTGTTCAAAGTGTTGCCAGGCTGGTTGAATATCATGGGCAAAAGCTCATTGGCTAAAGTACCCGCTTGGGGTCCCATTTTCAGCCGGGGGTATATCGTGGTTGACCGGGACAATGCTATGAGCAGAGGCCGGGCAATGGTGCAGGCCCGCCGTTCTTTGGAAGCTGGGCGGTCAGTTGTTATTTTTCCGGAAGGCTCCATTGCCAAAAAGCCAGGCGAGCAGCTAGAGGAATTCAAGGATGGGGCCTTTCAGTTGGCTATTGCGGCCGGTGTGCCATTGGTACCTATCACGATGACGCTGAACCACCATTTCCTGCCAGATGTTGGCGGGTTGCGCGTTCGTTATTCGCCGTTGCAAATCATCTTACACGAGCCCATTACTACGAATGGCCTAACGGTGGCGGATGCTTTGGCTCTCAAGAAACGCGTGTACGACACGATTGCCAGTGCCTTCCGCCCCGACACGGCTGGAGTTCCGGGACCAAGCTTCTGGCGCAAGCCCAAACCGCAAGCTTTAGCACCTACACTGACGAAAGAAACACCAGCTTCACCAGAAGACTCTACGCTGGCGTTACCTAACTCATAATTCTCAATTTCTAATTTCTCTTCCCCTTGAGCACTGACCTTGCCACCCTGCGCCAACTAGCGCACCTCTCCCGCTTGGAACTCGATGAGTCCAAAGAGCAGCAGATGTTGGGAGCCCTCAATGAAATCCTGGACTGGGTGGACCAACTGCGCCAGCTCGACACAAGCAGCGTAGAACCTTTGGTGCACTTGTCGCACGAAATCAATGTGCTGCGGCCCGATGATGCGCACAACACCGTGAGCCACCAGGACGGCTTGCGCAACGCCCCCCGCAAAGACTCTGATTATTTCCGCGTACCTAAAGTGCTGGAGTAACTGCTGGTGCCCACTATTCCTGTCTCGCGCGCCGCAAACTGGCGCAGTCCGTTTTTACTTGGCTTGCTTGGCCTAGCCGCCGGGGCTTTGCTTCTGGCCATCTATTATTATTTCACTGGCGACGATGCCACCCTGCCTGTGCAGACGGTGTCGCAGCTTAATCCGGTTCCGACCGTATTAGCGTCAGTGCGCGTGGGCTTGGCGCAGCTTCCCATTCGGGTGAACGGCTACCTGCTCACCCAAACCCACGACATGGTGGGGCCCTACGTTCAGCCAGATGCGGCTTGGGTGCTACTGGGACTACTGGCCGTCGCGCTGGCCGCTTTTTTGGCTGTTGTCAGCACCTTGCCCCGGCCTGCTTTCGTGGCAGGTATGGCAGGGGTTATTTTCCTGTTGATGTCGTTGAATGCCGACTTGCTCGGCATTTTCAATTCGCAGGAACAGTACTTCCTTATCATAGCGCTAGCAGCATTAGGCCTGCCCGCTTACGCGTTTCACGCTTTCTGGACGGAAGTACCACTTGGGGGTCGTTTGTTGGTATTCGGGGTAGTGATAGCAGGCCTAAGCACTCTGTTGCTCACCAAGTCCACCTTTTCAGCCGACGAAACTGCGCTGCATCTTACCAGCTTTGCCACGCTTGGCGGCGCAATAGTGGTAGCCCTGCTGGTGCTGTGGGTGGCATTCGAGAATATTCAGGGCCTGCTGTGGTTCAATACACAGGCTGAAAACCCAGCCAGCCGCTTTGGGTTACTGCCGTTTGTAGCTTCTAGCGTCCTGTATCTTGGCATCTTGGGCATGTATCTCTGGAATGGCGGCGAACTGCTAATTCTGCCGGGCGTGCGCTTCGACCCCTTGGTTTTACTGCTGCCCGCAGTGTGTATTGGCTGGTTGAGTTTGCCGCGCCGAGCTACTTCCTACGGTGAGCTTGTACCCTACTGGCCCGCCGCTGCTCACTTGTATTTGGTTTTTGTGGCACTGGCTGCGGGCTTCTTGGGCTATGCATTTGCTACTGCCAATGATCCGCTGCTGTTGGCTGCCCGTCAGTTTACGGCCCTGGCCCTATTAGTTGGAGGCGGTGCTTTTCTGCTATATGTTCTAGTCAATTTCGGGCCACTTATCCGGCAGCGCTTGCGCGTATACCGCGTCGTGTATGAGCCACGCCGCCTACCCTTATTTGCGGTGTATGTGCTGACGCTCGCTGGGCTGGCAGCCGTGGAATTTCGCTACAACCTCGAAACGCTTCATCAAGTACAGGCCGGCTACTACAACAACCTCGGCGACCTAACCCGTCTGCAAAGTGAGATGGACCCCAAAGGCGATGCACTGGCGTTGCTGGCGGAGCGCTATTACGCCGAAAGCGACGTACTGGACGAGCACAACCACAAAGCCAGCCTAGGCCGCGCCGCGCTGTATCGGTATCGGCTGCAGCGCCAAAACGAAATCAACATCCTGCGTCGGGCGCTCAGTCGTCGGCCCTCTGAGAAGGTATCGTTGCGCTTAGCGGCGCTCTACAACGAGCCTACCGATTTTTTTGACCGACTGGCTGCCTTGCGACAGGGCTTGAAAAGTGCTCCTACCAGTGCGAGCCTCAACAACGACCTGGCCTTGCTATATACCCGCTCTACTCTCACCGATTCGGTAGCGTTGTATCTCGACCGGGCCGAGGCAGCAGCTCCTGGCAGTTCAGTTGTGCAAGCCAACCGATTAGCTTTTCTGCTTCAAAACCGCCAGTTCAAGGAAGCGCAGCAACTGGTTGCGGAGAAAAGCAAGGAAGCCGATGCCGCTTGGCAGAGCAATGTCTTGTTATTACATCAGCTGCACCGTAGCAACCAGCAACCTATTCCCGGCCTCACGCCCAACGCGGAAGCAAACCTGACAGTCCCTGAATTTGCCCGGCTGTATCATGCAGCACTGCAACGAATACAGCAGCAGGATACCAGCTACTTGCCAGCACTGAGCAAGCTAGCAACCCGGCCCAGCAATAGCTCCTACTTCGAGCAGTTGACTTTTCTCAAGGCTCTCACCCAACACTATGGTGGCCGGGTAGTAGCGGCTCAAACCACGCTGCTTCCTTTGTCGGTGGGCACAACGCCTAGCACTGCCTACTACCAGAACATACAAGGGCTATGGTTACTAGAACACGAAGCGTATAGCTCGGCAGCAGCTCGCTTAGCTGAGTCTGCCAGCAACGGCTACACAGAAGCAAACCTGAACCGAGCCTATGCACTGGCACTAAATGGTCAACTAGATTCTGCTCGCACGGCGGTGAACTTAGTAGCGCAAGGACCAGATTCCAGCTTGCAAGCACCGGCTCAGAGGTTGCAACAAGTAATAAATCTAAATTTTAATTCGCAATATGCAATTGCGTCCGATTCCGTAAAAACACAATTCGTTGTGCTACGCGGCAACTCCTTCTATCCTGAGAGCCTTCTAACGTACGCTCTCAACCTGCCAGACCCTCGCCACCGCGAAGTAGCCCTGCTGGCGCAGGCCCCACGTGCGCTGCAAGCTGGCCAGGTAGAAGCCGTCCGCCAGGCCGTGGCGCGCTTTGCTCCGGAAGCCAAGCAGCAGAAAGGTAGCACCACTTCCAATTGGAACGTGGTACGGGGTGCAGTGCTGCTGCGCGAGAAAAAAGCTGAAGAGTTGCGTTTACTGACTAAAAACGGCTATTTCTCGCCGACGCATCAAGCCAAGAAGCTATATTACCAGGCAGCGGCGGCACTCCTCATGAACCAGCCAGACCAAGCTCAGCTGTTGTTCAATCAGCTGACGCGCGAGGCTCCCTTCGAAGAAACTGGCCTGTTAGCCGCCGCCGATTTCTTCACGCAGCGGCAAGACTACTTGACGGCTTATTCCACCTTGCAGCGTGCTCTGGAATATAACCCTGAGTCTATTGCTGTGTTAAAGGCATATACGTTAGCTGCTATTCCGGCCGGACTGTCGGGGTACGCCGCCACCTCCCTCGACAAGCTTCGTACATTGCTTTCACCCACTGAATACGCTACCTTTCGTACCACGTATGACGCCCGCCGAGCAACTCAGGACTCGGTGGTCGCTCCATGGAACTAACCCGGCCGGCTATGCTGCACCCCGTTATCGAAACCCACGACATCTCGAAGATGTACCGCATGGGTACTGAGGAAATTCATGCTTTACGTTCGGTTACCATCACGATTCAACGTGGTGAGTACGTTGCTTTCATGGGTCCTTCGGGTTCCGGAAAGTCAACGCTGATGAATATTGTTGGCTGTCTGGACACGCCCACCACCGGCAACTACATTCTCAACGGCAAAGATGTGAGTCGCATGAGCGACAACCAGCTAGCCGATGTACGCAACAAGGAAATTGGCTTCGTCTTCCAGACGTTCAACCTGCTGCCCCGCGCTACATCACTCGACAATGTAGCCTTGCCCCTTATTTACGCTGGCTACAACAAAGCAGACCGCGAAGAGAAAGCCATGCAGGCGCTACGCAGCGTAGGCCTCGACACCCGCGCCAAGCATCGGCCCAACGAGCTATCCGGTGGTCAGCGCCAACGCGTGGCCATTGCCCGGGCCCTCGTCAATGATCCTAGTATCATTCTGGCGGACGAACCAACTGGCAACCTTGACTCCAAGACCAGCTACGAAATAATGGACCTCTTCGAAGCCTTGTATGCCAAGGGCAACACCATTATTATGGTGACGCACGAAGAAGACATTGCCCGCTATGCGCACCGCATCGTTCGCCTACGCGACGGCCTTATAGAGTCTGACCAGATAAATACAGACGTGGCTTTGCATCATGAGCAAGCCACCAAGCAATTGTAGTTCTTCTGCCTGCTAAGAATAAATCGTTCGTCATCCCAACGAAGGAAAGACCTTTTTGTCGTTAGTGTGTTACTCTCTGCATCTACCACACTGCCGAAGAAAAGTCATTTCTTTGCGGGGATGACGTTTCACTTTCAACAGCGCAGCAATGGCTTGAAACGCAGCGTTATCCTAGCGGCCATAACGCTAACCTCCATTTCATGAAGATTTACACCAAAACCGGCGACAAAGGCCTCACCTCGCTCATTGGGGGCACGCGTGTGCCCAAGTCCAGTTTGCGCATCGATTGTTACGGTACCGTCGACGAGTTGAATTCCTACATTGGCTTGCTCCGCGACCAGGACGTGAATGCTTCTCATCGTGGCTTGCTGAAAGAAATTCAGGACCGCCTCTTTACCATCGGTGCTTCTCTGGCTTCAGATCCTGAAAAGTCGAAGATGAAGATTCCGGATTTGCATGACACTGACGTGACGCTGCTGGAAGAAGAGATGGACCGCATGAACGCACAGCTACCCGAGCTACGCGTGTTCGTGTTGCCTGGGGGACATCAATCCGTGTCGTTTGCACACGTAGCGCGCTGCGTGTGCCGCCGGGCCGAGCGGTTAGTGATTCATC is from Hymenobacter tibetensis and encodes:
- a CDS encoding ribonuclease HII, with product MLLASHTGHPLEAGLDEAGRGCLAGPVFAAAVILPPDFNPAFLNDSKQLSARRRMALRHDICREAVAWAVAEASPDEIAAINIAQASYLAMHRAVAALGIQPTHLAVDGNRFRAYEGIDHTCLVKGDARYKHIAAASILAKTFRDERMLELAVQHPEYGWEQNAGYPTLHHRAAIRAHGTTSHHRMGFRLL
- a CDS encoding NUDIX domain-containing protein → MGTSKPTLDETHNPWQVLSTEVKYNNPWIRVREDQVINPGGGRGIYGVVTMKNKGLGIVPVDAEGNTWLVGQYRYTLSEYSWEIPMGGGPVEQDILESAQRELREETGLLARRWTNIARLHTSNSVTDEEGFVFLAEDLEQGEVEPEETEDLRLWKLPLAEAVRMVMDNRITDAISVAGLLKAEKVLADRVKEQLPG
- a CDS encoding lysophospholipid acyltransferase family protein, with the protein product MRHLLRYIGHRLYTTWATFWFVTPFVLTYPVQWALSQRPQWHRHLHSLNRNWSRLFIWMWGMPVEIIRKKPLPTEQPCVYVANHSSYIDIPLLFKVLPGWLNIMGKSSLAKVPAWGPIFSRGYIVVDRDNAMSRGRAMVQARRSLEAGRSVVIFPEGSIAKKPGEQLEEFKDGAFQLAIAAGVPLVPITMTLNHHFLPDVGGLRVRYSPLQIILHEPITTNGLTVADALALKKRVYDTIASAFRPDTAGVPGPSFWRKPKPQALAPTLTKETPASPEDSTLALPNS
- the gatC gene encoding Asp-tRNA(Asn)/Glu-tRNA(Gln) amidotransferase subunit GatC gives rise to the protein MSTDLATLRQLAHLSRLELDESKEQQMLGALNEILDWVDQLRQLDTSSVEPLVHLSHEINVLRPDDAHNTVSHQDGLRNAPRKDSDYFRVPKVLE
- a CDS encoding tetratricopeptide repeat protein, with translation MPTIPVSRAANWRSPFLLGLLGLAAGALLLAIYYYFTGDDATLPVQTVSQLNPVPTVLASVRVGLAQLPIRVNGYLLTQTHDMVGPYVQPDAAWVLLGLLAVALAAFLAVVSTLPRPAFVAGMAGVIFLLMSLNADLLGIFNSQEQYFLIIALAALGLPAYAFHAFWTEVPLGGRLLVFGVVIAGLSTLLLTKSTFSADETALHLTSFATLGGAIVVALLVLWVAFENIQGLLWFNTQAENPASRFGLLPFVASSVLYLGILGMYLWNGGELLILPGVRFDPLVLLLPAVCIGWLSLPRRATSYGELVPYWPAAAHLYLVFVALAAGFLGYAFATANDPLLLAARQFTALALLVGGGAFLLYVLVNFGPLIRQRLRVYRVVYEPRRLPLFAVYVLTLAGLAAVEFRYNLETLHQVQAGYYNNLGDLTRLQSEMDPKGDALALLAERYYAESDVLDEHNHKASLGRAALYRYRLQRQNEINILRRALSRRPSEKVSLRLAALYNEPTDFFDRLAALRQGLKSAPTSASLNNDLALLYTRSTLTDSVALYLDRAEAAAPGSSVVQANRLAFLLQNRQFKEAQQLVAEKSKEADAAWQSNVLLLHQLHRSNQQPIPGLTPNAEANLTVPEFARLYHAALQRIQQQDTSYLPALSKLATRPSNSSYFEQLTFLKALTQHYGGRVVAAQTTLLPLSVGTTPSTAYYQNIQGLWLLEHEAYSSAAARLAESASNGYTEANLNRAYALALNGQLDSARTAVNLVAQGPDSSLQAPAQRLQQVINLNFNSQYAIASDSVKTQFVVLRGNSFYPESLLTYALNLPDPRHREVALLAQAPRALQAGQVEAVRQAVARFAPEAKQQKGSTTSNWNVVRGAVLLREKKAEELRLLTKNGYFSPTHQAKKLYYQAAAALLMNQPDQAQLLFNQLTREAPFEETGLLAAADFFTQRQDYLTAYSTLQRALEYNPESIAVLKAYTLAAIPAGLSGYAATSLDKLRTLLSPTEYATFRTTYDARRATQDSVVAPWN
- a CDS encoding ABC transporter ATP-binding protein produces the protein MLHPVIETHDISKMYRMGTEEIHALRSVTITIQRGEYVAFMGPSGSGKSTLMNIVGCLDTPTTGNYILNGKDVSRMSDNQLADVRNKEIGFVFQTFNLLPRATSLDNVALPLIYAGYNKADREEKAMQALRSVGLDTRAKHRPNELSGGQRQRVAIARALVNDPSIILADEPTGNLDSKTSYEIMDLFEALYAKGNTIIMVTHEEDIARYAHRIVRLRDGLIESDQINTDVALHHEQATKQL
- a CDS encoding cob(I)yrinic acid a,c-diamide adenosyltransferase codes for the protein MKIYTKTGDKGLTSLIGGTRVPKSSLRIDCYGTVDELNSYIGLLRDQDVNASHRGLLKEIQDRLFTIGASLASDPEKSKMKIPDLHDTDVTLLEEEMDRMNAQLPELRVFVLPGGHQSVSFAHVARCVCRRAERLVIHLREDSFVADLVVMYLNRLSDYLFVLSRQMAHDLGAEEVTWLPRM